Genomic DNA from Candidatus Koribacter versatilis Ellin345:
CCGATGTGGGCAGCCCAGCAGCCAAAGGCGATCAGCGCGGCGACCACGCCGGCGAGAGACGAGAACAAGACTGAAAGAAGGACCACCCCTACGGGTCGCTTCATGACGGCCTCCCGTTCGTTTGACATACAGACACCAGAAAGGATTACAAGGTTTCGAGAATATTTCAATCGAAAGCGTGAGTTGCCGAAATCGGTTCCCAAATATGCGGATTTGATCCAATTGCCGAAATGGCGAGGATTTAGGGCAGCAATGCCTTCAGCGTAGGTAGCGACATTTCGCGAAAGACGCGATCAACTTCAAGTGGGGTAAGGCGGATGTTGTAATCGAGCCACCACACCATGACGGACATCAGCGCACCGACGAGGAAGTGTGCTGCGAGTTCAGGAATCTTGTTGCTTCGACCGAGTGCCGCAGAACGGCTGGTGTCGAGACGAACCAAGTCCAGCAGCAGGCGACGCATCTGGCGATCCACGATAAAGCCGCTCTCCCGACCCACGATTGCCCTCCAGAGCTGGCGATGGCTGTCGACGTGGCGAAAGAATGCGAGAGTGAATCCGAGGGGCGTACGCTTGGATTTTTTCTTTGCCGCCGTCTCCGCGACCAGATGCAGACGCAGGATGTCCATGGAGCGGACCAGGAGATCCTCCTTGCTGCGGTAGTGGGCATAGAACGTAGCGCGGCCCACGCCGGCGCGATCAAGGATGTCCTGCACGCTCAATTGCTCATAGCCGTGCTCCACTATCAGTGCCAGCAAGGCTGAACGCAGTTGGTATTGGGTGCGTTGAACACGCTTATCAAGCTT
This window encodes:
- a CDS encoding TetR/AcrR family transcriptional regulator; the encoded protein is MTKLDKRVQRTQYQLRSALLALIVEHGYEQLSVQDILDRAGVGRATFYAHYRSKEDLLVRSMDILRLHLVAETAAKKKSKRTPLGFTLAFFRHVDSHRQLWRAIVGRESGFIVDRQMRRLLLDLVRLDTSRSAALGRSNKIPELAAHFLVGALMSVMVWWLDYNIRLTPLEVDRVFREMSLPTLKALLP